One region of Cottoperca gobio chromosome 19, fCotGob3.1, whole genome shotgun sequence genomic DNA includes:
- the kat7b gene encoding histone acetyltransferase KAT7, giving the protein MPRRRQRHMVGSGSDGTEDSDSSAEREQTNSSESDGNMPKRQRLTRASTRLSQSSQDTPDLKRAADHDESPPLTPTGNAPSSESELDISSPSPNASHDESQAKDQANRDSDKDLSHRPKRRRCHETYNFNMKCPTPGCNSLGHLTGKHERHFAVSGCPLYHNLSADECKVKAISREKQEEEVKGQEENNSRHATRHQTPTSKQSRYKEQVAEMRKGRNSGLQKEQKEKHMEHRQTHSNTREPLLENITSEYDLELFRKAQARASEDMEKLRIQGQITEGSNMIKTILFGRYELDTWYHSPYPEEYARLGRLYVCEFCLKYMKSQTILRRHMAKCVWKHPPGDEVYRKGGISVFEVDGKKNKIYCQNLCLLAKLFLDHKTLYYDVEPFLFYVMTEADNTGCHLVGYFSKEKNSFLNYNVSCILTMPQYMRQGFGKMLIDFSYLLSKVEERVGSPERPLSDLGLISYRSYWKEVLLRYMYNFQGKEISIKEISQETAVNPVDIVSTLQSLQMLKYWKGKHLVLKRQDLIDEWRAKEIKRGNSNKTIDPSSLKWTPPKGT; this is encoded by the exons ATGCCTCGTAGACGTCAG AGACATATGGTCGGCAGTGGTTCAGATGGAACTGAAGACTCGGACTCCTCTGCTGAAAGAGAACAGACCAATAGTTCAGAAAGTGATGGGAACATGCCCAAGAGACAGCGCCTCACCAGAGCCTCTACTCGCCTTAGTCAAAGCTCTCAGG ATACTCCAGACTTGAAGCGAGCTGCAGACCATGATGAATCTCCGCCGTTGACGCCCACAGGAAATGCCCCCTCTTCTGAATCTGAGCTGGACATCTCCAGCCCCAGCCCCAATGCCTCCCACGATGAGAGCCAGGCTAAAGACCAAGCAAACCGAGACTCTGATAAGGACCTCTCCCATCGACCCAAGCGCCGCCGCTGTCACGAGACCTACAACTTCAACATGAAATGTCCAACTCCGGGATGCAATTCACTCG GTCACCTCACAGGGAAACATGAACGTCATTTTGCTGTATCAGGTTGTCCTCTTTACCACAATCTTTCTGCTGATGAATGCAAG GTGAAAGCCATTAGCCGCGAGAaacaagaggaggaggtgaaggggCAGGAAGAAAACAACTCGCGCCATGCAACTCGTCACCAG ACACCAACATCAAAACAGAGCAGATACAAAGAGCAGGTGGCTGAGATGAGGAAGGGGAGAAACTCTGGCCTTCAGAAggagcagaaagaaaagcacatg GAGCATCGgcagacacacagcaacacCAGAGAGCCTCTGCTGGAGAACATCACCAGTGAATACGACCTGGAGCTCTTCAGAAAAGCCCAGGCCCGTGCATCTGAAGATATG GAGAAGCTGCGTATCCAGGGTCAGATCACTGAGGGCAGCAACATGATCAAGACCATCCTGTTTGGCCGCTACGAGCTGGACACCTGGTACCACTCGCCCTATCCTGAGGAGTACGCACGCCTGGGTCGCCTCTACGTCTGCGAGTTCTGCCTCAAGTACATGAAGAGCCAAACCATTCTCAGGCGACACATG GCCAAGTGTGTGTGGAAGCACCCTCCAGGAGACGAGGTGTACAGAAAGGGGGGAATATCCGTGTTTGAAGTTGATGGCAAAAAGAACAAG ATCTACTGCCAGAACCTGTGTTTACTCGCCAAGCTCTTCTTGGACCACAAAACGCTTTACTACGACGTGGAGCCTTTTCTCTTCTACGTCATGACCGAGGCCGACAACACCGGCTGCCACCTGGTGGGATACTTCTCCAAG GAGAAGAATTCCTTCCTCAACTACAACGTCTCCTGTATCCTGACGATGCCCCAGTACATGAGGCAGGGCTTTGGCAAGATGCTCATCGACTTCA GCTACCTGCTGTCCAAAGTGGAGGAGCGGGTGGGCTCACCCGAGAGGCCTCTGTCCGACCTCGGCCTCATCAGTTACCGTAGCTACTGGAAGGAAGTGTTACTCCGATACATGTACAACTTCCAAGGCAAAGAGATCTCCATCAAAG AGATCAGTCAGGAGACGGCCGTCAACCCGGTGGACATCGTGAGCACCCTGCAGTCTCTTCAGATGTTGAAGTATTGGAAGGGAAAGCATTTGGTGTTGAAGCGACAG GACCTGATCGACGAGTGGAGAGCGAAGGAGATCAAGCGAGGCAACAGCAACAAAACCATCGACCCCAGCTCGTTAAAATGGACCCCCCCCAAAGGGACATGA
- the ptges3l gene encoding LOW QUALITY PROTEIN: putative protein PTGES3L (The sequence of the model RefSeq protein was modified relative to this genomic sequence to represent the inferred CDS: deleted 1 base in 1 codon) yields the protein MNKPKIVRPEESQPARAVWFDRKKYVTINFMVQRPKNVQVDIQPDKMILCCRNDTDDIFYNEFNFFDKVEINDSRERVYDRTINILLRKLKPDVAWPYLQKDSAKPNWIAVDFDNWRDWANEENDGKEEFDRYMDMMQEMSSSNKGEAPDMGDLSDSD from the exons ATGAACAAACCTAAAATTGTGAGACCAGAGGAGAG CCAGCCAGCACGTGCGGTGTGGTTtgacagaaagaaatatgtcACCATCAACTTCATGGTTCAGAGACCTAAAAATGTCCAGGTTGATATCCAGCCAGACAAAATGATTTTATG CTGCAGAAATGACACAGATGATATTTTCTACAAC GAGTTCAACTTCTTCGACAAAGTTGAAATCAAT GACTCCAGAGAAAGAGTCTATGACCGCACCATCAACATCTTACTGAGGAAGCTGAAGCCGGATGTTGCATGGCCTTACCTCCAGAAGGATTCagcaaag CCCAACTGGATTGCTGTAGACTTTGATAACTGGAGGGACtgggcgaatgaagaaaacgaTGGGAAGGAAGAATTTGATAGATACATGGAT atGATGCAAGAAATGTCCTCCAGTAATAAAGGCGAAGCACCAGACATGGGGGATCTTAGTGAT TCTGACTGA
- the aarsd1 gene encoding LOW QUALITY PROTEIN: alanyl-tRNA editing protein Aarsd1 (The sequence of the model RefSeq protein was modified relative to this genomic sequence to represent the inferred CDS: deleted 1 base in 1 codon) translates to MAFQCQRDCYMKEFVTSVVSCSPAELKHEVSGKKETLKGFNVKLQDTILFPEGGGQPDDHGLIGDVPVLRVTRQGPEAVHFVGSPLEVGQEVHVKVDWERRFDHMQQHSGQHLITALADNLFGYKTTSWELGRQRSTIELDTPSVKPAQLQALEETINEKIRLHVPVIVQLLSIDDPAVEKVRSRGLPGDHAGPIRIIDIEGVDANMCCGTHVSNLSHLQVIKLLGTEKGKKNKTNLIFLTGNRVLKYAERSYSTERSLVSLLKTGPEEHVEAVDKLQKSVKMLQKTNLSLLRDMAVLITQNFKNDPQRGNFFSLHKKEGDNEFMNIIANEINTEETLVFLSVGEEKGPGLFLMAGPSERVAEMGPRVLEMLQGKGAGKNGRFQGKANSLARRGEVEAFLQQRCTPHTEEE, encoded by the exons atggCGTTTCAGTGTCAACGAGACTGCTATATGAAAGAG TTTGTCACCTCTGTAGTCTCCTGCAGCCCGGCTGAGCTCAAACATGAAGTcagtggaaagaaagaaactctgAAGGGCTTCAATGTCAAGCTCCAAGACACCATCTTGTTTCCTGAAGGAGGTGGACAA CCAGATGACCACGGGCTGATTGGAGACGTCCCAGTCTTGAGGGTGACGAGGCAGGGGCCTGAGGCGGTTCACTTTGTGGGCTCGCCTCTGGAGGTGGGTCAGGAGGTGCACGTGAAGGTGGACTGGGAGAGGAGGTTTGACCACATGCAGCAACACTCGG GTCAACATTTGATCACAGCTTTGGCAGATAAT CTTTTTGGATACAAGACAACATCCTG GGAACTTGGGCGCCAGAGAAGCACCATTGAACTGGACACTCCCTCTGTGAAGCCTGCACAGCTCCAGGCCCTGGAGGAAACCATAAACGAAAAGATCAGACTCCATGTCCCTGTGATTGTTCAGCTTCTCTCTATAGATGACCCCGCTGTGGAAAAG gTGAGGAGTCGGGGGCTGCCAGGCGACCATGCAGGGCCCATCCGGATCATTGACATCGAGGGCGTCGATGCCAACATGTGCTGTGGAACCCATGTGTCTAACCTCAGCCACTTACAG GTAATAAAGCTACTGGGAAcggagaaaggaaagaaaaacaaaaccaacctGATCTtcctgacaggaaacagggTATTGAAGTATGCTGAGAGAAGCTACAGCACAGAGCGATCGCTGGTGTCTCTCCTGAA GACCGGACCTGAGGAGCATGTTGAGGCTGTTGACAAGTTGCAGAAGTCTGTAAAGATGCTACAGAAA ACTAACCTGAGTTTGCTGCGAGACATGGCTGTGCTCATCACTCAGAACTTTAAGAACGACCCCCAGAGAGGAAACTTCTTCAGCTTGCACAA AAAAGAAGGCGACAACGAGTTCATGAATATCATCGCCAATGAAATAAACACGGAG GAAACACTGGTTTTCCTGAGTGTCGGAGAGGAGAAGGGACCCGGTTTGTTTCTAATGGCCGGACCCAGTGAGCGAGTGGCTGAGATGGGACCGCG GGTGTTGGAGATGCTCCAAGGGAAGGGGGCAGGGAAGAACGGACGTTTCCAAGGAAAAGCCAACAGCCTGGCACGCAGAGGGGAGGTGGAGGCTTTCCTGCAGCAGCGCTGCACACCTCACACAGAGGAAGAATAA